Proteins encoded by one window of Arachis hypogaea cultivar Tifrunner chromosome 1, arahy.Tifrunner.gnm2.J5K5, whole genome shotgun sequence:
- the LOC112705603 gene encoding uncharacterized protein produces MEAYYYSTSDSSSSSSKSMVESKRVVKPAYPFQPHSMLHSVKKSQSKPWRNKLHVAPMPPRPVKVYEVDAVNFRELVQQLTGARAMEQFMKPPQSVARAETETIFTNSSNSNFAAEAEVCTNNNNDDDSWYSNRGFQDDGLMGRSPPYYSNLWCNFPPISPGILSSLESSRILLGLASKIDCVDS; encoded by the coding sequence ATGGAAGCTTATTATTATTCTacttctgattcttcttcttcatcatccaaGTCCATGGTGGAATCAAAGAGGGTAGTGAAACCTGCATACCCTTTTCAACCGCATTCCATGCTTCATTCAGTGAAGAAATCTCAAAGCAAGCCGTGGAGGAATAAGTTACACGTGGCACCGATGCCGCCGAGACCCGTCAAAGTTTACGAAGTGGACGCCGTGAACTTCAGAGAACTCGTTCAGCAGCTTACCGGTGCACGTGCCATGGAGCAGTTCATGAAACCACCTCAGAGCGTGGCACGTGCTGAAACTGAAACTATTTTTACTAATAGTTCCAATTCCAATTTTGCTGCAGAAGCAGAAGTGtgcactaataataataatgatgatgatagctGGTACTCCAACCGGGGTTTCCAAGATGATGGGCTAATGGGAAGATCACCTCCTTATTATAGTAATTTATGGTGTAACTTCCCACCTATTAGCCCAGGAATCTTGAGTAGCTTGGAATCCAGCAGGATTCTGTTGGGGCTAGCTAGTAAAATCGATTGTGTGGATAGTTGA